Sequence from the Paenibacillus riograndensis SBR5 genome:
GATGAATTTGAACGGATGGGGCAGTTTTAACGCTTTTGATGATTTCCAGCCGCTCAGCTATCAGAGAACCCGGTTCAAAGGGTTTGTGCGGTAAAACTCCATGTAACGAGGAAAGCTTGTATCTTGATATTGGGGAAGGAGCTGCCAAATTGGGAGTATGCGTTGTGATTTTTGCCGTCGGTTTGCTGGAGGGCCGGGAGCTGCTGGATATGCTGCTGACCTCTATATCGCTCGCCGTAGCCGCTATTCCCGAAGGGCTGCCCGCCATCGTTACCATCATTCTGGCGCTTGGTGTGCAGCGGATGGCCAAACGCAAGGCGATTATCCGCAAGCTCCCGGCGGTGGAGACGCTGGGCAGCACGGAAATTATCTGCTCGGATAAGACCGGAACGCTGGCCCTGAACAAAATGACGGTGGAGAAGCTGTATGTAGACGGGCAAAAGGTGGATGCCGGCTCGTCCATTGACGGGCTTCAAGGCCGTGAACGGCTGGTGCAGGCGATGACGCTCTGCAATGACTCCGCAAGCTGATGACAACAGTCCATGAGGTGGAAGACGGCCGGTTCGGGGTGCTGACCAAAGGCGCACCCGATGTGCTTCTTTCCAGAACTGGTGAAGATAGGGCTGCGGATCAGCGGAAAAAGCAAAACCTGGGACTGATCAAAAAAATGCAAGGAGATCTTGAGCTTCGGCTGTCCGAAGACGGGATCTCCTTGCATTGTTGTTGGGGCCAAGCTGGGGGCGGGTTAGAGCACTCTCTGCATATGCAGGATGACATTGCTCCAATAGCCGCTGTCCAGGTCGCTGATCTGCACGCCCGGATCACCCCAGGTATGAATGAACTTGCCGTTACCGATATAGATGCCGACATGTCCCGGAATGGCATCACTCTCAAAACGCCCGGGCACTGTGAAGAAGATCAGATCGCCGATTTCAAGTTCACTGCGGCTGACCCGTCTGCCCAGATTATCCTGGTCTTTGGCTAGACGGGGCAGATCCACCCCGAATTTTTTGAAGACATGCCGGGTGAACGAGGAACAGTCGAACCGGTGGGTCTCTTCGTACGGGCCTGCACCGAATTCATAAGGGACGCCCAGGTACTTCTTGGCGTAGGCAACCAGCTCGCTGCTGTCCGCAGCAGACAGACTCTGAATACGCAGGGACTTTGGCTGTTCAGTTGTCCCGGCATGTCCGCTATCCTTATGGTCCGAAGGGGAAGCAATGTTGATCTCACCGGTACTCGGGTTCCAGCCGACCTCTGTTTGCAGCAGCTTGGACAATGCCGTTGGCGTGATATAAAGCTGGCCATTCCTCCGCACTGGGGCATCCGGCAGCGTTATCTTTTCTCCCAAAGAGAACACCTGGGCAGAATCGGGGTGAAGCATGTACATGACGTCGGTATAACCGATTTTGGCATAACCGCCGCTGGCGGTGTCATCCTTCATCCGGTAGCCGATGGACGCTGCTGCAGGTTTCAAAGGAATCCAATATTTCCCCTGCCTGTCGGTGAAGGAGGATTTTTCATAGTAGCTCCCTGAGAGCGTTCCGGCAGGTGTCACGGAATTGACCTTTGGTTTCTGGCCGGGTTTATTGTAGCTGCAAGCGGTAATAGATACCATGGCCGAAGTCAGCAAAACAGCGGCGGCAATGGTTTTAACAGATTTCAAGGTCATTTTGGCACGCTCCATGTTCAAACTGTAAGTAAAGTTTGCGCGTCCGGGTATTTTTTTATGTAGAGGGGCCGAAGGCAATCTATGTCAAAGCAACTCTGTTTGAAGCTGTCCATTGTCCATCTTTGTGCGTTTATTGTAAATAGTGGTGGTACCTAAGTGATTGACGGAAAATCAACCTTTATATAAGATAAGTTTATTATAGTTACGATTTGGTGCGGGTTTCGCGGGGACTTTTCGCTTTAATGCTTTTATAGATAAAAGCAATAATGCTGAGTCGCTGATACCTGGACACGCGCTGAATCCGTAAAAAGAAGAAGAGGGGTTTAATAGGATGAAAACAAAAAAGATATGGCTTGGGTTAAGCCTAAGTCTGATGCTGGCGGCTACCGCCTGCGGCACAAACAATAAAACGGCAGACTCGGGAAGCTCTGACACGAAATCCTACAAAATTGCCATCTCCCAGTATGTAGAGCACCCCTCGCTGGATGCGACCAGAGAAGGATTCCTGGCGGCGCTGAAAGACGCCGGAATCGTGGAAGGCGAGAATCTGAAGGTGGATCTGGAGAATGCCCAGGCAGACGCATCCAATAACCTGTCCATCGCCCAAAAGATTGCCGCAGACAAAAATGATCTCGTGCTGGGGATTGCCACCCCTTCGGCACAGGCTTTAGTACAGGCGGGAAGCAAGGACACACCGGTGCTGTTCGCGGCAGTAACCGATCCGGTCGACGCCAAGATCGTAACGGATCTGGAGCATCCCGGCGGCAATGTATCCGGAGCGTCAGACACTAACCCGGAGGCGACCACCCGCCTGATGACCTTCATCTCCGAGCAGTTCCCAAATGTCAAAAAGCTGGGTCTGATCATCAATGAAGGGGAGCCGAATGCGGTAGTTATGGCTGAGACTGCGAAGAAAGAGCTGGACAAGCATGGCATCGAGCTGGTCAAAGCGGCAATCACCAACACTTCAGAAGTAAAACAGGCGGCAGAGTCGCTTGTTGGCCGTGTGGACGCTTTGTACATTACGCTGGACAACTCGGTCGTAAGCGCAGTTGACACGATCATTCAGACTGCCAATGATAACAAAATCCCTTTTTTCTCGGCAGACCGCGATACGGTGGAGAAGGGGGCTTTTGCAACCGTGGGCTTCAAATATTATGATCATGGCTACCAGGTAGGCCAGATGGCTGTGGAGGTGCTGAAGAACGGTGCCAAGCCGGGAGACATGAAGGTGGCTATGCAGGAGAAGCTGGATCTTATCATTAACTTAAAAGCTGCGGCGGCGCAAGGTGTTGAAGTGACGGATGCCATGAAGGCCAAAGTATCCGATCCGGACAACAATATTATTCAATAAATTATAGACATTATAATGGGGTGCTTCCGCAGGGAACGCCCCTTGCCGCTTGAGGGAGGAAGTCAGCGATGGTTGATTCAATACTTGGAGCCGTGGAAATGGGCTTGCTGTATGCTTTTATGGCTTTAGGGGTATATATTACATTCCGTATTCTTGATTTTCCGGATTTGACTGTGGATGGAAGCTTCACGACCGGCGGAGCGATTGCCGCAGTGATGATCACGCACGGCTATTCGCCATGGCTGGCAACGGTCTGTGCGCTGGCGGGAGGAATGGCAGCGGGGATGTGTACCGGACTGCTGCACACCAAGGGGAAGATTAATGGCCTGCTGTCCGGGATTCTGATGATGATAGCACTGTATTCCATTAACCTGCGGATTCTGGTGAAGCCCAATGTGTCTCTGATGGGGGAGGATTCCCTATTTACCTCCATTAATCCGCTGCTGGTGATGCCCTTTGTGATGATTGCCGTCAAAATCCTGCTGGATCTGTTCCTGCGCACCGATCTGGGTCTGGCCCTGCGGGCTACCGGAGACAATGCACGGATGATACGCAGCTTCGGGGTGAACACGGATACGACAACGATTCTTGGAATCAGCCTGTCCAATGGGATGGTGGCATTATCGGGTGCGCTGATCGCGCAATATTCTTCCTTTGCCGATTCCACAATGGGGATAGGCATGATCGTTATCGGGCTGGCTTCGGTCATAATCGGCGAGGCGATTTTTGGAGCCGGAAATGTGTTCCGGGCAACCCTGGCCGTCGTCCTGGGCTCCATCGTCTACCGTATCGTTGTGGCGCTGGCCCTGCGGGTTCCTTGGCTGCAGGCTTCGGATCTGAAGCTGATTACCGCAATCATTGTTATTATTGCACTGGTCTTCCCGTCGATCCAGCGTTTCATGAAGCAGAACCGCTTGGCGCGCAGACGCAGCATAGAGCTTGCCAATCAGGCGCTGGCTAAGAAAGGGGGGGCAGCGGATGCTAAAGCTTGACCATGTCTCCAAGCTGTTCAATCCGGGCACCCCGGATGAGAAAATCGCGCTGCTCGGTATTGACCTTGAGCTGCGGGCCGGTGATTTCGTAACCGTCATCGGCAGCAACGGTGCCGGGAAGTCCACACTGATGAATGTGATTTCCGGCGTAATGAAGCCTGATCTTGGAGAAGTGCGCATTGAGGGCACTTCGATCAGCGGACAGTCCGAATTCCAGCGGGCCCGCTGGATCGGACGGGTCTTTCAAGATCCAATGGCCGGCACGGCTCCGCATATGACGATCGAGGAGAATCTGGCGATGGCCTACAAGCGGGGCCAGAGCCGGGGCTTGTCCTTCGGCGTCTCGGCTGCACGCCGGACCCTGTTCCGGGAGCAGCTGAGCCGGCTTGGCATCGGCCTGGAGAACCGCCTGCGGGCTAAGGTAGGCCTGCTCTCCGGCGGAGAGCGGCAGGCGCTGAGCCTGCTTATGGCGACCTTCACCCAGCCGCAGATTCTGCTGCTGGATGAGCATACAGCCGCGCTTGATCCCGCGCGCGCGGAGCTGATCACCCGCTTAACCGAGTCCATCGTCCGTGAACTGAAGCTGACGACACTGATGGTTACCCATAACATGGAGCAGGCTATCCGTCTCGGAAACCGGCTGATTATGATGGATAAGGGAAGCATTATTCTGGACATCGATGAAGACCGCAAGCAGGATCTCACTGTAGAGCGGCTGCTCGGTGAATTCGAGGGCATCAGCGGACATAAGCTGGCGGATGACCGGATGATGCTGGGGTAAGTATAGCTGGGCATAGAGAACAATCCAAAACTTGGATGCAGTCAAATGTGACTGCTTTTCCAAGTTTTTTTTGGTATATATTTCTATGAGTGAAGAATCCACAAAGAAAGCGGAGTGATCGGTATGTTGTTTTACAAAAATAATAGCGCTTTCAAAAACCCGGGAATCTTTAACAAAATGATTATGCTGATTTCGTTTTTGCTGCTCCTGTCCTTTTTGTTCTCTTTAATCTTCCTCCAGTACGTCTACCGTATTTATGACCGCCAGATTTATGAGAAGGCTTCAGAGGTGCTGGGGATGTCCTCGGTCAGTATTGAGAACGAGCTGAAGGAGCTGGAGCAGCTGTCGTTCACGGTGGTGGCGGATGAACAAATTCAGAACTGCCTGCGGCAGCTTTTGGACAATCCTTCGCCTTATGAGAGGCAAGTGCTGCATAACAGGATTATCAACCGGCTTGTGGCCTTTGCGGGTGCGGAGAAATATGTCTATTCGATGATTCTGATGGATGCCAATGACGGTGTGATGACGGCCGGCAACCGGGAGTGGCTGTCTGAAACACTGCAGGATCAGCTCAGACCGCTCGCTATCGCAGGTGCCGGAAGCAACATCTGGTACACCCAGGGCAGTAAAAACTCACTGCTCGCCGTACGGCAGATTAAATCGTATACCGGGTCCACCTTCACCCTGGATAATCTGGGGACCCTTGTCATACGTATCCGCGTCGAGCGGATTATTGACGACAGCACCAGCATTGCCGGGGATGGCGGGCAACTGATCGTAGTGGATAAGGGGACCGGAAGGTCCGTTTATCCCGGAGAACCGCTGCTGCTCCCCGGGGAACTGGCCGGAGAAGTACAGCGCCCTGAAGCGTATAGGACCGTCGGCTACAGCAAGGGCACTTATTTTGTTGCCAAGACGAATTCCTCTTATATGGACTGGACCTACATCAATGCTACCCCGTTTAATGAAATGTTCCGGCAAATCACGTTTGTCAAAAGGCTGGTTGTGATTATTTTTGGCTGTATCCTGCTGTTGGGTCTGCTGCTGGGATACAGGCTTGCACGAAGTATAGTGCGGCCCGTCTCCAAGCTGACGGAGAAGATGCGGCGGATCGAAAAGGGGGACCTCGACAATCTGGAGGAGCAGGCGCTCGGTTTTGTCTCGCAGACTGCGCAGGATGAAGTAAGCCAGCTGAACCGGACCTTCCAAATGATGATCCGCCGCATCCGGGAGCTGATCGATGAGAATTATGCCAAGCAGCTGGTGATCCGGGAAACTGAATTGAAGGCGCTTCAGGCACAGATCAACCCCCATTTTCTGTACAATACGCTGGAATCCATCAATTGGCTGGCGAAGGTCAACAAACAGAAGCAGATATCAGATATGGTCGAAGCGCTGGGGTTCCTGCTGCGCAGCTCAATCGGACTGAAGGATCCGCTCATTTCATTGGAAAAGGAGCTGAGCATCGTCCGCAGCTATGTGATTATCCAGCGGACGCGCTTTGAGGAACGGCTTGATTTCCGGCTGGATGTGCCGGACGGTCTGCTGGATGCGCTGGTTCCCAAGCTCACCCTGCAGCCGCTGGTGGAGAATGCGATCCGTTATGCGCTGGAGCCGAACATCGAGCCGTGCGTCATTTCAATCTCCATTTCCCGCACGGAGGATGGCCTGGATCTGAGGGTCAGTGACAACGGGCCGGGCATGACCGCTGATTTCATCCGCGGGCTGGAGCAGGGCCGGATTCAGACACGCGGCGAGGGGATTGGACTGGCGAATATCGCGGAGCGCATCCAGATTGTTTTTGGGCAGGAATGGGGAACAGAGATTGAGAGCAGACCCGGCGAAGGCACGACGATTCATGTGCATATTCCGTATGTGAGAGGAGAATACAGACATGTACAAACTGCTTCTGGTAGATGATGAACGCTTGATTCTGGAGGGAATCTCCCAGGTGGTGGATTGGGCACAGGCGGGTACGGAGCTGGCGGGAACGGCACGCAACGGAATCGAAGCGCTGGACCAAATAGAGCGGCTTCGTCCGGACATCGTCATCACTGATATTTCCATGCCGGGGCTGGATGGACTTGGGCTTGTGGAGCGTTGCAGTGTACATTATCCGGGGCTAAAGTTTGTCATGCTGACCGGATACAAGGATTTCGATTATGCCTGCACTGCCATGCAGCATGGAGTAAAGCATTATCTGCTGAAGCCCTGCAATGAGCAGCAGATTCATGAGGCGCTGACTGAGCTGGTGCAGGAGCTGAACGAACTTCATAGCCGGGAGCAGTTCATGTCCGATATGAAGCATCGGCTGACCAAGGTGCTGCCGCATGTCAAAGCGCAGTTTCTGAAGGAATGGATATCCAACAAAACCTACGGCAGCCGTGACCTGGAATACTACCAGGAATTGTTCGGCATCGAGCTGGGCAGCAAAAACGTCCGGCTGCTCCTGTTCAGGCTGGAGGAATCCTTTGAGTATGAGCATTTGTTCGCCCTGCAAAATATTGCCGGGGATCTGCTGAGCGAGGTGCTTCTCAGCACGACGATCGGCTCACAGCTGCTGATTCTGATGGAACAGCCGGAAGAGGCAGACAATCAGCGTGATCTGCTGGAACGGATTGCCGGAGTGAAGGAAATCTTTTTTAACTTTTACCAAATCCATGTGACGATCGCCGTCAGCGACAAGGGAAGGATGATCCATTCACGTAGTCTTTACCGGCAGACGCTGCAGTGCATGAATCACCGCTTTTATCTGGAAGAAGGCAGTCTGATTACCGGGAGTGACATTCCTGCGGATGAACTCAGCGTACACAGCGAAATCGATCTCGGGGAAGAGCAGATCTGCCTGCTGGTTAAGGCCGGGGATCAAGCGGCTGTACAAAATGAGCTGGAGCGCTTATTCGGCGTGCTTGCGGACCAGCGGTTTGATATCAATGTGACACGTTCCTATGTGCTCCAGCTGTATTCAGCCATGATCCGCCTCTGCAGTCCGGACGAGCGCAGCAGCTTTACATCCGGGCTGGCAGAGCTGGCGGCGCTCGGTACACTGGGGAGTCTAAAGGCCGGGGTCATGCGCGCCGCAGAACGCCTTACAGCTATGTATGAACGCCATTTTGTCAGCCGCCAATCCTCCATTGTGGATAAAATGCTGCGGATAATTGAGGCGGATTACGGCAACTCAGAGCTGTCGCTCGGCTCGGTGGCTGCGGAGATGCTGTACATGAATCCCGATTACCTCGGGAAGATTTTCAAAAAGGTGACCGGCGAGAAATTCTCCAATTACGTCACCAATTACCGCATCGGCAAAGCCTCCGGGCATATTCTGCACAGCGGGGATGTGAAGGTGTTTGAGCTGGCGGAGCTGTATGGCTTTGGCGGGAACGCCCAATATTTCAGCCAGGTGTTCAAGAAGGTGACCGGGAAGACACCAACGGATTTCATGAAGCCGCAGTAGGGGACCAGCCGGTTTGAACCTGATTATTGAACAAAGAAGACGGTTTTTTGTATTCAAGAAAGCGGCGGAATTTGCGAAAATTTACATATGGAAGCGCTGCCAGTGCAGCTGGTCTTCCTGCTTATCATATGAAAAGGGGAGATATTCAATTGAAAAAAAGATTCGCATTATTGGCTGTTCCGATGCTGCTGTCCATGCTTGCCGGCTGCGGCGGCAATAACAACACTCCGGATTCTGCAGCGACCAGCACAGCCGGCAGCCAGCCAGCACCGGCAACGGCCGCAAGCTCTTCAGACCCAGTAACGCTGCGCATCGCCTGGTGGGGCGGGGATACACGCCATTCGTATACGCAGCAGGTTATTGACATGTATGAAGCCCAGAATCCCAATGTCAAGATCGAACCCGAATATGCATCGTTTGATGACTACTGGAAAAAGCTTGCTCCCCAAGCCGCGGCCAACCGCCTCCCCGACATCGTGCAGATGGACGTGTCCTATATTAATCAATATGGCTCCAACGGCCAATTGGAAGATATGACCCCTTACTTGAATAAAACGGTTCAGGTGGGGGATGTCAATGAAAACGTGCTCGGTACCGGCAAAATAGACGGCAAGCAGTACGGCATCCCGCTGGGGGTCAACGTACTGGGTTTCCATTATGATCCCGCGCTGCTGAAAAAAGCCGGTGTAGACTCGATTCCTGACAACTGGACCTGGGACCAGTACAAGGAGATTGCCATGAAAGCCAAGGCTGCCGGGCTCTATATGGACTCCTCAATGGCAGCGGATATTTTCTTCAACTACTATCTGCGCACCAAAGGGTTGTCACTCTATAACACTGACGGCTCCGCGCTGGGGTACGATGATGATGCGCTGTTCCGTGACTTTTTCGGCATGCTGTCCGATCTGATTGCCAAAGGAGCTGTCCCTTCACAGGACAAACTGAGCCAGAACAAGGGGGTTATCGAAGAGGCGGATGTTGTAAAGGGAACCGGAATCGGCATCTGGCAGTGGTCGAACCAGTATGTGGCGCTGCAAATCGCAGTGAACCGTCCGATGGAGCTGGCGCAAATGCCCGGTCCGGATATGGAAAAAGGCCTCTATATGCAGCCAAGCATGTACTGGTCAGTCACAGCCAACTCCAAAAACAAGGAAGAAGCCGCCAAATTCATTGATTTTTGGACCAACAACGTTGAAGCCAACAAGCTGATCAAGGGGGAGCGCGGCGTGCCGATCTCCAGCAAAATCAAGGAGTCCCTGGCTACGGAATTAACGGAACCCGGCAAGCAGGTATTCAAGTTCGTCGCGGATATGGAGCCAAAAACGTCGCCGATGAGTCCTCCTGTAGGCTCGCCTGAAGTGGTTGCCCTGCTGACCGACCTTGCGGAGCAAATGAACTTCGGGCAGATTACACCGGATGCAGCAGCCGTGCAGTTCCGCAAAGAGGCCAGCGAGATTCTTGCGAACCGCTAAGAAGTGCTAATGGATCGTACCATACTGTGAATTCTATTAAGAATGGAGTTGGAGAACCTTGGGCCTCAGCAATCCACTTCCCGTAAATCCGCGTGCTCTTAGAGCAAAGAAACCGCTGGGCCAGCGGCTGCGCAAAAATCTGACGGGTTACGCTTTTATCAGTCCATTCATTATCGGCTTTTTATGCTTTACGCTGGTTCCGATGGCCATATCCCTGTACCTGTCTTTTACCAAATATAATCTGTTCGCCCCGCCGCGCTGGATCGGATTCGACAACTATATCAAAATGTTCACCGGCGATCCCAAATATGTGCATTCCCTGAAAGTCACGCTGCTGTATGTGTTCATCGGTGTGCCGCTCCGGCTGGGCTTCGCTTTGTTCGTGGCTATGATCCTGAATACCAGGTCCAGGATGGTGGGAGCGTACCGCACGGTGTATTATCTCCCTTCCATCATCGGGGGCAGCGTGGCTGTTTCCATCATGTGGCGCAATATTTTCAGTGATACCGGAATCATCAACGGCATGCTGGGCTTCTTCGGCCTGGGTCCGGTAAGCTGGTTCGGCAACCCGAATGCCGCGCTGTTCATGCTGATTACGCTGTCAGTCTGGCAGTTCGGGTCCTCCATGCTGATTTTCCTGGCCGGTCTGAAAAATATTTCGGGCGAGATGTATGAGGCGGCAAGTGTGGATGGAGCAAGCTTTTTCCGTAAATTCTTCAAAATCACGCTGCCGCTACTCAGCTCCGTCATCCTGTTCAATATGGTCATGCAGACCATCAGCGCATTCATGACTTTTGTGCCTGCTTATATCATCTCCAAAGGCGAAGGCGGTCCCATGGACGGTACGATGCTCTACTCCCTGTATTTATTCCGCCAGGCCTTCATGTTCAACAACATGGGATACGCCTCGGCTATGGCATGGGTGATGCTGCTGCTGGTCGGCATTATGACAGGCATTCTGTTCAAAACATCCAAGTCGTGGGTCTTCTACGAATCGGGGGGAGGGAAGTGAGCCATGGCGAACAATAAAATCAAATGGCCTATCTATCATATTCTCATCGGCGGGCTTGCTGTTATCATGCTGTACCCGATACTTTGGATGGTCCTCAGCTCCTTCAAGGAGAGCCGTCTCGTATTTGTGACCGCACAGACCCTGCTGCCGCATCCCTGGGAATGGGGTAATTACGCCAAAGGCTGGGAAGGTGTAGCCGGATACTCGTTTGGTGTGTTTATCAAAAACTCTTTTGTAATCGTTATCGTGGCTACGTTCGGCGCGGTTTTCTCTTCATCGCTGGTGGCGTTTGGCTTTGCCCGCAACAAATTTATCGGCCATGGCCTCTGGTTCGGGATCATGATGATGACGCTCATGCTGCCGGCAGATGTCGTGCTCGTTCCGCAATATATTATTTACACGAAGCTGAACTGGCTCGACAGCATCCGGCCGATCGTCATTCCGCAGTTCTTCGGGGTGCCGTTCTTTATCTTCCTGATGCTGCAGTTCATCCGCACCATTCCCGCCGAGCTGGATGAAGCGGCAACGATCGACGGCTGCGGCAAATTCAGGCTCTACTATAAAATCATTCTTCCGCTGATCCGTCCGTCGATGGCAACGGCGGCAATCTTCTCCTTCTACTGGCGTTGGGAGGATCTGCTGGGGCCTGTGCTGTATCTCAATTCACCTTCGAAATATACGGTGTCCATGGGGCTCAAAATGTTCCTCGACAGTGAGTCCGTATCCAACTGGGGCCCGATGTTCGCCATGTCCGTCCTGAGCCTTACACCGGTCATGCTGATCTTCTTCATCTTCCAGAAGCAGATTGTGGACGGCATCAGCACCAGCGGTTTGAAGGGCTAACCGGGCCTATTGCGTGGGTACCCATGGGCTGGAGGCAGTAAGAAGCCGTTCCTTTGAAGGTTATCATGCCAAGTTGGCGATTCACTTCCTGGTATGCGAGGTATAAGTTAGGGAAACAACTTAACTTGAAAGCGTATTTACTACAGGGAGGGACTTCGAGCATGGCAGATAAAAAGTTGGAAGGCAAAGTGGCCATCGTCAGCGGCGGCGGGTCGGGCATCGGACGGGCGTCTGTGCTGGCTTTTGCCCGCAGCGGGGCAAAGGTCGCAATGCTTGACCGGACAGTCGAGAATGCCGAGAAGGTCCGCAAGCAGGTGGAGGCTGAAGGCGGTGAAGCCGTCGTCATCGAATGTGACATTGCTGAGCCGCAGCAGGTCGAAAACGCTGTGAAGCAGGCTGCCGGACAATGGGGCAGGCTTGACATTGTTTTTGCCAATGCCGGTATCAACGGAGCGATGACACCCATTGAAACCATGGACATCGAGTCTTGGGACCAGACCATGAATATCAACCTGCGCGGTACCTTTGCTACTGTCAAATATGCGATTCCTTATTTAAAAGCAAACGGCGGGAGCATCCTGATCAACAGCTCGATTAACGGCAACCGCGTCTTCTCGAATATCGGCTTTTCTGCATACAGTACGACCAAAGCCGGTCAGACCGCTTTTATGAAGATGGCTGCACTGGAACTTGCACAATACAAAATCCGCGTCAATGCCATCTGCCCGGGTGCGATTACAACGAATATCGACGACAACACCTATCCATCCGAAGATTTGAAGGAAGTGCAGATTGCCGTGGAATTCCCGGATGGCGGACAGCCGCTGGAAAAGGGGCCGGGCCGTCCCGATCAGGTCGCCAGACTGGCATTGTTCCTGGCCTCCGATGATTCCGATCACATTACAGGCACAGAAATTTATTGTGATGGCGCCGAGTCGCTGCTGCACGGGTAACCTCTTCTAAGCACTGCCGAGGAAGCATATCTTTAATTAAACAGTTAGCCCCAAGAAACGGATTCCGTCTCCTGCACCATGCACAGCCCTTTTGGCTGGGAAGCATCGGCAGGGGGCGGTGTTGCCGTTTTTTTTGTTCTACCTTAAAAAGGACGGCAAAGCCGCTTTCACTTAAGGTATACTTATCCTATCGTCTTAGAAGAGAGGGCACTTATGAACATGGATTTTAACCTGCACATGGAATCAATTATTAAGCTGCTTGTGGCTATGCTGTTCGGGCTGTTCATCGGGATTGACCGGCAATTGAAGCAGAAGCCGCTGGGCATCCGGACCAGTATGGTCATCAGTATTGCGAGCTGT
This genomic interval carries:
- a CDS encoding carbohydrate ABC transporter permease; its protein translation is MGQRLRKNLTGYAFISPFIIGFLCFTLVPMAISLYLSFTKYNLFAPPRWIGFDNYIKMFTGDPKYVHSLKVTLLYVFIGVPLRLGFALFVAMILNTRSRMVGAYRTVYYLPSIIGGSVAVSIMWRNIFSDTGIINGMLGFFGLGPVSWFGNPNAALFMLITLSVWQFGSSMLIFLAGLKNISGEMYEAASVDGASFFRKFFKITLPLLSSVILFNMVMQTISAFMTFVPAYIISKGEGGPMDGTMLYSLYLFRQAFMFNNMGYASAMAWVMLLLVGIMTGILFKTSKSWVFYESGGGK
- a CDS encoding carbohydrate ABC transporter permease, which codes for MANNKIKWPIYHILIGGLAVIMLYPILWMVLSSFKESRLVFVTAQTLLPHPWEWGNYAKGWEGVAGYSFGVFIKNSFVIVIVATFGAVFSSSLVAFGFARNKFIGHGLWFGIMMMTLMLPADVVLVPQYIIYTKLNWLDSIRPIVIPQFFGVPFFIFLMLQFIRTIPAELDEAATIDGCGKFRLYYKIILPLIRPSMATAAIFSFYWRWEDLLGPVLYLNSPSKYTVSMGLKMFLDSESVSNWGPMFAMSVLSLTPVMLIFFIFQKQIVDGISTSGLKG
- a CDS encoding SDR family oxidoreductase, which translates into the protein MADKKLEGKVAIVSGGGSGIGRASVLAFARSGAKVAMLDRTVENAEKVRKQVEAEGGEAVVIECDIAEPQQVENAVKQAAGQWGRLDIVFANAGINGAMTPIETMDIESWDQTMNINLRGTFATVKYAIPYLKANGGSILINSSINGNRVFSNIGFSAYSTTKAGQTAFMKMAALELAQYKIRVNAICPGAITTNIDDNTYPSEDLKEVQIAVEFPDGGQPLEKGPGRPDQVARLALFLASDDSDHITGTEIYCDGAESLLHG